One genomic segment of Phyllopteryx taeniolatus isolate TA_2022b chromosome 12, UOR_Ptae_1.2, whole genome shotgun sequence includes these proteins:
- the efhc2 gene encoding EF-hand domain-containing family member C2, protein MALPFLPGNSPNTHLLKEKFHKSQHFDYSSGVPSEKPGIGGELLPGRRLKANSSVYPEVATGGLPPWLAFDKQALRFEAYFREAVPEAPNETDRIRTCQIYFYPEDDTIRVVEPEYKNSGLRQGTLIGRQRIPLPPPKHERFYGVFHFNLNRQMALFSRTFTVTDCDRFTRDFLTKCGVLLNEPVAVPQDPYRGLREKMEKSVSPLRPYERRDTLKQFLEHDGKVLRFLCLWDDERAAGGGPRELLLRYFVADDSVEIRERGASAAAAFLRRGKLPKQTRKHSALPGQPSERTVLDVPASTFPLQTGAIREEFYKDCDLTLGGELNVWGRKVVIADCDDFTKDFYRSKYGIEHFEPVRYKSPAAPEPPGPVPPYNGFGSEEDSLGSCRRLPPKPPRKDLLKFLQYDRCGLESHVLKFYAKMVSGSQADSGREFIVCFYLSDDTIGVFERSRKNSGVPGGMFLSRRRVTKPGRERFKKEPRRYVGAPDLHVGATLGLNERRFRLLDADEYTLDYMERHAEQFPKANLGAILAKLRSIPEEKQREIRNFLTLRDPADTGFVTFDSFRGLRTATECGLSEHEVLVLGRSFAERRRPEEDVGPTPAEARRVLKKKNLERPPDVAEFDVTLRRDASGGKKINYSSLLREAFPAVSGAAHPST, encoded by the exons ATGGCCTTACCTTTTCTACCCGGAAATTCTCCAAATACACAC CTGCTGAAGGAGAAATTCCACAAATCCCAACATTTCGACTACTCGAGCGGAGTTCCTTCGGAGAAGCCGGGCATCGGAGGCGAGCTGTTGCCGGGACGGCGGCTCAAAGCCAACTCTTCCGTCTATCCCGAAGTAGCGACGGGCGGTTTGCCGCCGTGGCTCGCCTTTGACAAACAG GCGCTGCGCTTTGAGGCGTACTTCCGGGAAGCGGTGCCGGAGGCTCCCAATGAGACCGACAGAATCCGGACGTGTCAAATCTACTTTTACCCGGAAGATGATACCATACGAGTGGTCGAGCCCGAGTACAAAAACAGTGGACTTCGTCAAG GGACTCTGATTGGTCGCCAGCGCATCCCACTGCCGCCCCCCAAACACGAGCGCTTCTACGGCGTCTTCCACTTTAACCTCAACCGCCAGATGGCGCTGTTCTCGCGCACCTTCACGGTGACCGACTGCGACCGGTTCACCAGGGACTTTCTCACCAAATGCGGCGTCCTCCTCAACGAACCGGTCGCTGTGCCCCAAGACCCCTACCGTGGCCTCCGGGAGAAG ATGGAGAAGAGCGTGAGTCCATTGCGGCCGTACGAGAGGCGAGACACCCTCAAGCAGTTCTTGGAGCACGACGGCAAAGTGCTGCGCTTCCTGTGCTTGTGGGACGACGAGCGGGCGGCGGGCGGCGGCCCGCGCGAGCTGCTGCTGCGCTACTTCGTGGCCGACGACAGCGTGGAGATCCGCGAACGCGgcgcctccgccgccgccgcgttcCTCCGGCGCGGCAAACTGCCCAAG CAAACTCGGAAGCACTCGGCTCTCCCCGGACAGCCGAGCGAGCGCACCGTGCTCGACGTGCCGGCGTCGACCTTCCCCTTGCAGACGGGCGCCATCCGCGAGGAGTTCTACAAGGACTGCGATTTGACGCTGGGCGGCGAGCTGAACGTGTGGGGCAGGAAGGTCGTCATCGCCGACTGCGATGACTTCACGAAAGACTTCTACCGCTCCAAGTATGGCATAG AGCACTTCGAGCCGGTGCGGTACAAAAGTCCGGCGGCCCCCGAACCCCCCGGACCGGTCCCTCCTTATAATGGCTTCGGCTCCGAGGAGGACTCGCTCGGCTCCTGCCGGCGCCTGCCGCCCAAACCCCCGCGGAAGGATCTCCTCAAATTCCTGCAATACGACAG ATGTGGCCTTGAGAGTCATGTGCTCAAGTTCTACGCCAAGATGGTGAGCGGCAGTCAAGCGGACAGCGGCAGGGAGTTCATCGTCTGCTTCTACCTGAGCGACGACACCATCGGCGTGTTTGAGCGCTCCCGGAAGAACTCAG GCGTGCCGGGCGGCATGTTTCTGTCGCGCCGTCGCGTCACGAAGCCGGGCCGGGAGCGGTTTAAGAAGGAGCCCCGCCGCTACGTCGGCGCCCCAGATCTGCACGTCGGGGCCACCCTCGGCCTGAACGAGCGGCGATTCCGGCTGCTGGATGCTGACGAGTACACCCTCGACTACATGGAGCGACACGCTGAGCAG tTCCCCAAAGCCAATTTAGGCGCCATCCTGGCTAAACTTCGGTCCATTCCGGAGGAAAAGCAGCGAGAGATCAGGAACTTTCTGACCCTTCGCGACCCCGCCGACACTGGATTTGTCACCTTTGACTCCTTCAG GGGCCTGCGGACGGCGACGGAGTGCGGGCTGAGCGAGCACGAGGTTTTGGTCCTGGGCCGCTCTTTCGCCGAGCGCCGGCGGCCCGAAGAGGACGTCGGCCCGACGCCGGCCGAGGCCCGGCGCGTCCTCAAGAAGAAAAACTTGGAGCGGCCGCCCGACGTGGCCGAG TTTGATGTGACGCTTCGACGTGATGCCAGCGGCGGGAAAAAGATCAATTACTCCTCCCTGCTGCGGGAAGCCTTCCCCGCCGTCTCCGGCGCGGCCCACCCGTCCACGTAG
- the fundc1 gene encoding FUN14 domain-containing protein 1 produces MANHNKDLEEELYDKVVDLTEYAKRQRWWSRLFGKTSGPVAEKYSVATQIAIGGFSGWCAGYLFQKVGKVAATSVGGGLLLLQIANNSGYIQVDWKRVEKDVNKAKKQIKKNTDKAGPELNTLVERSTEFVKKNIVVTSGFVGGFLLGLAS; encoded by the exons ATGGCGAACCACAACAAGG ATCTGGAAGAGGAGCTCTACGACAAGGTCGTCGATCTGACCGAGTACGCCAAACGTCAGCGATGGTGGAGCCGCCTGTTCGGCAAGACGTCCGGCCCGGTAGCGGAGAAGTACTCGGTGGCCACACAGATCGCCATAGGCGGATTCAGCGGATG GTGTGCAGGCTATCTCTTCCAGAAGGTTGGGAAAGTTGCTGCCACCTCTGTGGGCGGAGGACTTCTGTTGTTGCAG ATAGCAAACAATAGCGGCTACATCCAAGTGGACTGGAAGCGAGTAGAAAAGGACGTGAACAAAGCCAAGAAGCAGATCAAGAAGAACACGGATAAAGCGGGTCCGGAGCTGAACACGTTAGTTGAGAGG TCCACAGAGTTTGTGAAGAAAAACATCGTGGTCACGAGCGGCTTCGTCGGAGGCTTTCTACTCGGCCTGGCGTCGTAG